One window from the genome of Sulfodiicoccus acidiphilus encodes:
- a CDS encoding ABC transporter ATP-binding protein, whose product MVVEVKGITKYFGETKALDDVNLRFEDGEIFVLLGPSGCGKTTLLRVIAGLLEPDRGEVVVNGKVVNGVPPADRNVAMVFQNYALYPHMTVYENIALNMKVRGVRREVIDEKVRRVAKVLKIEQLLFKRPGQLSGGQAQRVALARAMVRDPSVYLMDEPLSNLDAKLRVEARAEIKRMKEMVNVPIVYVTHDQVEAMSLGDKVAVMNEGRVLQVGTPLELYDRPRNVFVATFVGNPPMNVIPQIAFSSSGGSRSHPPWGNTGWE is encoded by the coding sequence ATGGTAGTGGAAGTCAAGGGGATCACCAAGTACTTCGGGGAGACTAAGGCCCTCGACGACGTTAACCTCAGGTTCGAAGACGGTGAGATATTCGTCCTCCTAGGTCCGTCAGGCTGCGGTAAGACCACCCTCCTGAGGGTGATAGCGGGCCTCCTGGAGCCAGACAGGGGGGAAGTAGTAGTGAACGGGAAGGTTGTGAACGGCGTCCCTCCGGCCGACAGGAACGTGGCCATGGTCTTCCAGAACTACGCGCTATACCCCCACATGACGGTCTACGAGAACATCGCCCTGAACATGAAGGTGAGAGGTGTGAGGAGGGAGGTCATCGACGAGAAGGTGAGGAGGGTGGCCAAGGTACTCAAGATAGAGCAGCTCCTCTTCAAGAGGCCGGGACAACTCTCGGGCGGACAGGCCCAGAGGGTGGCCCTCGCGAGGGCGATGGTCAGGGACCCTAGCGTGTACCTCATGGATGAGCCCCTGAGCAACCTAGACGCGAAGCTGAGGGTGGAGGCCAGGGCCGAGATAAAGAGGATGAAGGAGATGGTAAACGTGCCCATAGTCTACGTCACTCACGACCAGGTTGAGGCGATGAGCCTAGGGGACAAGGTGGCCGTGATGAACGAGGGGAGGGTCCTACAGGTGGGCACTCCCCTGGAGCTCTACGATAGGCCTAGGAACGTCTTCGTTGCCACCTTCGTGGGGAATCCACCCATGAACGTGATCCCCCAGATCGCCTTCAGTTCCTCAGGGGGGTCGAGATCCCACCCTCCATGGGGAAATACAGGGTGGGAGTGA
- a CDS encoding carbohydrate ABC transporter permease, with product MDVTRSSKLRWIVVAAQVALALIYVIPFYWMFVKSFSDDIFPNLPADLIPKVQTLGNYLYVWHFGDFPVWYLNSVVIALAVTGGNVLLGSLAGYAFARLRFPGRDVLFYLVLATLMVPFPLVMISEYILMVNIGWVNSYQGVVVPSLTSALSVFLMRQYFTTLPTELEDAARLDGLSTFQIFYKVAAPLARPAMAATAIFSFIGAWNSFLWPLLVLQSQHMFTLPLAINFFKGANGTQIYWNQMTAAEVLSMIPTLLIYAVFERYFTQGIALTGIKR from the coding sequence GTGGACGTGACCCGATCGAGCAAGTTGAGGTGGATCGTCGTAGCCGCGCAGGTGGCACTGGCGCTAATCTACGTGATCCCGTTCTATTGGATGTTCGTGAAGTCGTTCAGCGACGACATATTCCCCAACCTCCCCGCCGACCTCATTCCCAAGGTGCAGACCCTCGGCAACTACCTTTACGTCTGGCACTTCGGGGACTTCCCGGTCTGGTACCTGAACAGCGTAGTGATAGCACTGGCTGTTACTGGAGGGAACGTCCTGCTGGGCTCCTTGGCGGGCTACGCTTTCGCCAGGCTGAGGTTCCCCGGGAGGGACGTCCTCTTCTACCTGGTGTTGGCGACCCTCATGGTTCCGTTCCCCTTGGTCATGATCTCCGAGTACATACTGATGGTTAACATAGGGTGGGTTAACAGCTACCAGGGGGTCGTCGTTCCTTCTCTCACCTCGGCGCTCAGCGTCTTCCTCATGAGGCAGTACTTCACCACTTTGCCTACCGAGCTGGAGGACGCCGCCAGGTTGGACGGTCTCTCCACCTTCCAAATATTCTACAAGGTCGCTGCCCCCCTCGCGAGGCCCGCAATGGCTGCCACCGCCATATTCTCCTTCATAGGGGCGTGGAACTCGTTCCTCTGGCCCCTGTTAGTCCTCCAGTCCCAACACATGTTCACCCTTCCACTGGCCATAAACTTCTTTAAGGGGGCCAACGGCACCCAGATATACTGGAACCAGATGACAGCTGCGGAAGTTTTGTCCATGATTCCGACCCTTCTGATATACGCGGTGTTCGAGAGGTACTTCACCCAGGGCATCGCATTGACGGGAATAAAGAGGTGA
- a CDS encoding carbohydrate ABC transporter permease, translated as MGREKVPREEKLTAYAFVLPSILLVTIFLLFPAVYSFVISLLHYDLLFHVVYFVGLRNYEQVASSGLFWLSMLHALEYTAVVVTTQTFLAFGMAYLFNSRGVLTRITRAVVFVPAVTSSAVMSVLFIWVFSPQGLLNSFLGLFGVRGPNWLFSTTWAFPAIMALNVFSTAPYFMVMYIAGFQAIPRSIIEAAEIDGVRGAFRKMRYIYFPLLKFTTLLVVILGVIGSMQLFDQVYIMTDGGPGTSTYVPLIYIYDQAFVFNNFGAAAAASFILFVIIMVLTVLQRRFIGEGRWT; from the coding sequence TTGGGACGAGAGAAAGTCCCTAGGGAGGAGAAGCTGACCGCGTACGCCTTCGTCTTACCTTCCATACTCTTAGTTACCATTTTTCTCCTCTTTCCGGCCGTTTACTCCTTCGTTATCAGTTTACTCCATTACGACCTTCTCTTTCACGTGGTCTACTTCGTGGGACTCAGGAACTACGAGCAGGTGGCGAGCTCAGGCCTCTTCTGGCTCTCCATGTTACACGCCCTGGAGTACACCGCAGTGGTCGTCACTACCCAGACCTTCCTGGCGTTCGGGATGGCCTATCTCTTCAACAGTAGAGGCGTGCTCACTAGGATCACGAGGGCGGTAGTGTTCGTCCCCGCCGTCACTTCCTCTGCTGTGATGTCCGTCCTCTTCATATGGGTGTTCTCGCCCCAAGGTCTCCTCAACTCCTTCCTCGGATTGTTCGGAGTGAGGGGCCCTAACTGGCTCTTCAGCACCACGTGGGCCTTCCCCGCGATAATGGCCCTAAACGTGTTCAGTACCGCCCCCTACTTCATGGTCATGTACATCGCGGGGTTCCAGGCCATCCCGAGATCCATAATAGAGGCCGCGGAGATAGACGGGGTTAGGGGAGCCTTCCGGAAGATGAGGTACATCTACTTCCCGCTCCTGAAGTTCACCACCCTCTTGGTTGTTATTCTGGGGGTGATAGGTTCTATGCAACTCTTCGATCAGGTCTACATAATGACCGACGGAGGTCCCGGTACGTCCACCTACGTCCCCCTGATATACATATACGACCAAGCGTTCGTGTTCAACAACTTCGGGGCGGCCGCAGCTGCCTCCTTCATACTCTTCGTCATAATAATGGTGCTCACCGTCCTGCAGAGGAGGTTCATAGGGGAGGGCAGGTGGACGTGA
- a CDS encoding ABC transporter substrate-binding protein, which yields MGVKVGNLHSKRNSGRRRRGIAGWIYAVVAIVIVAAAVGAYAVMSRSSATPAKPVDIVFSGWVSSGEEYQFDVQMVDVFNQMNPDIHVSFEPITGNYYSTLATRLSTGTGPAVFYMENTELPKFASAGYLLNLEPYLKSDPSYNLSDFIPSIIDTFYYKGGLYAAPKDYSVLAVFYNKELLSEAGLAPPPQNWNWSTYQHYLEVLKQKLPQGYYPTVIDPAWARILAFIHEAGGNWINSQGTGTPSNTTPILQALEFYYGLYKSGLAQLSSSLPAGWAGGDFATGKVAMVISGNWAIPVLESNSSNVSAGEWGVQWMPSDVQRGTMLFTVGLAVNAHLTPAQTAAAVKFVEFFTGPEGQFMWVMKGLALPTRLSILHNQTYINANPVAAYMAEQFPFAYGWAYNTTNWDAVHTEVHDVVENLFAGTVTVQQAYQEIVSDTNQVLSNATAGG from the coding sequence ATGGGTGTCAAGGTGGGAAACCTTCACTCGAAGAGGAACAGTGGAAGGAGACGGAGAGGTATCGCGGGGTGGATCTACGCCGTCGTGGCGATAGTGATAGTGGCGGCGGCGGTGGGAGCGTACGCCGTGATGAGCAGGTCCTCGGCGACCCCAGCCAAACCAGTCGACATAGTGTTCTCTGGGTGGGTGTCCAGCGGCGAGGAGTACCAGTTCGACGTCCAGATGGTCGACGTCTTCAACCAAATGAACCCCGACATACACGTGAGTTTCGAGCCCATTACAGGTAACTACTACTCCACCCTCGCCACGAGACTGTCAACGGGGACGGGGCCGGCCGTCTTCTATATGGAGAACACGGAGTTGCCCAAGTTCGCCTCGGCCGGTTACCTCCTGAACCTAGAGCCGTACCTGAAGTCAGACCCCAGTTACAACCTATCCGACTTCATACCCAGCATTATAGACACATTCTATTACAAAGGTGGTCTCTACGCGGCCCCCAAGGACTACTCGGTCCTCGCAGTCTTCTACAACAAAGAGCTCCTCTCTGAGGCAGGGCTCGCTCCACCTCCTCAGAACTGGAACTGGAGCACTTACCAACACTACCTCGAGGTGCTCAAGCAGAAGCTACCTCAGGGGTACTACCCCACTGTGATAGACCCGGCGTGGGCGAGGATACTCGCGTTCATACACGAGGCGGGTGGGAACTGGATAAACTCCCAGGGTACAGGCACGCCCTCCAACACCACCCCCATACTCCAGGCCCTGGAGTTCTACTACGGACTGTACAAGAGCGGCCTTGCACAACTGAGTTCTTCCCTTCCCGCTGGGTGGGCTGGGGGAGACTTCGCCACTGGGAAAGTCGCTATGGTGATAAGTGGGAATTGGGCCATACCAGTGCTGGAAAGCAACAGCTCCAACGTTTCCGCGGGAGAGTGGGGAGTGCAGTGGATGCCCTCCGACGTCCAGAGGGGGACCATGCTGTTCACTGTGGGGTTGGCAGTCAATGCTCACCTCACTCCCGCCCAAACAGCGGCCGCTGTGAAGTTCGTGGAGTTCTTCACTGGGCCGGAGGGACAGTTCATGTGGGTGATGAAGGGACTGGCCCTCCCCACTAGGCTGTCGATACTTCACAACCAGACCTACATCAATGCGAACCCGGTGGCCGCATACATGGCGGAGCAGTTCCCGTTCGCCTACGGCTGGGCCTACAACACGACCAACTGGGACGCCGTCCACACCGAAGTCCACGACGTAGTGGAGAACCTCTTCGCTGGCACCGTGACAGTGCAGCAGGCCTACCAGGAGATAGTCTCCGATACGAACCAAGTGCTATCCAACGCCACTGCAGGTGGGTGA
- a CDS encoding amylo-alpha-1,6-glucosidase, which yields MRLVNKLELSGNLIACRLNPDGLGVSEFYLGEFVESSSFLVGNKGRWRRSVWDLGGVRREWKDGVVESLTVHGDSLHYSLSSGRGSLRGEVKPSQSGAELTEVEGGFAISSEGWTLALVTGGKLKVGGNSYEVSYDDGIEVAVAGGDSKALERARSLLGSGKDLESARREELSRSLQRVWNGHPLWDYCWYVILSNRVSVRHPVLRAPFTVPSKYTFRHQWLWDSSFHAVVLSLYDPDLAAQELENLLTSQRPDGRIPHEIFLSRAKCRDFWGVDDYSPPTTQPPVLAVAVERVLSEKWDDRFAKLALEALVSYDRWLERSRDEDGDSLYSYVHPLESGWDDSVRWDEVKRGEGMEPVEAVDLNSLVYKQRRVISWIARKLGEEELARRFEEKASATGRMVRTLMWDGERGLFYDLLPGHVKSRVKTPAAFMPLFAGLADVEQAEALVSHIFDPKEFWTHFPLPTVSADDPKYDPRGYWRGRSWVNLVWFTYKGLRYYGFREEASVLARRLVDTMGTTCRENYDSSTGEPMGAVDFGWSTLVLDVMRDEGMGQQAGRALKLASQ from the coding sequence GTGAGGTTAGTCAACAAGCTGGAATTGTCGGGGAACCTGATCGCGTGCAGGTTGAACCCAGACGGACTTGGGGTGTCGGAGTTCTACCTTGGGGAGTTCGTGGAGTCGTCCTCCTTCCTAGTAGGGAATAAGGGGAGGTGGAGGAGATCCGTCTGGGATCTCGGAGGAGTGAGGAGAGAGTGGAAAGACGGAGTAGTGGAGAGCCTGACAGTCCACGGGGACTCCCTCCATTACTCGCTCTCCTCTGGGAGAGGGTCCCTCAGGGGTGAGGTCAAGCCGTCACAGTCTGGGGCTGAACTGACCGAAGTCGAAGGGGGGTTCGCGATCTCATCCGAGGGTTGGACGTTGGCCCTCGTAACTGGAGGGAAGTTGAAGGTGGGAGGCAACTCCTACGAGGTGAGCTACGACGACGGAATCGAAGTGGCGGTGGCCGGGGGAGATAGCAAAGCCCTAGAGAGGGCCAGGTCGCTTCTAGGATCAGGGAAGGATCTCGAGTCCGCTAGGAGAGAGGAGCTATCTAGGTCTCTCCAGAGGGTGTGGAACGGACATCCCCTATGGGACTACTGCTGGTACGTCATCCTCTCAAACAGAGTGAGCGTTAGACATCCCGTCCTGAGGGCCCCTTTCACTGTTCCCAGCAAATACACGTTCAGGCACCAGTGGTTGTGGGACTCGTCCTTCCACGCCGTGGTGCTCTCGCTTTACGATCCCGATCTCGCCGCCCAAGAACTGGAGAACCTCCTGACCTCTCAGAGACCCGACGGGAGGATCCCACACGAGATATTCCTCTCCAGGGCCAAGTGCAGGGACTTTTGGGGAGTGGACGACTACTCACCCCCAACCACTCAGCCACCGGTTCTCGCGGTGGCGGTGGAGAGAGTCCTGTCGGAGAAGTGGGACGACAGGTTCGCCAAGCTAGCTCTCGAGGCGTTGGTGAGTTACGACAGGTGGCTGGAGAGGAGCCGGGACGAGGACGGAGACTCCCTCTACTCTTACGTCCACCCGTTGGAGAGCGGGTGGGACGACAGCGTGAGGTGGGACGAGGTGAAGAGGGGGGAGGGTATGGAGCCTGTGGAGGCGGTGGACCTCAACTCCCTCGTCTACAAGCAGAGGAGGGTGATCTCCTGGATAGCCAGGAAGCTCGGGGAAGAAGAACTGGCGAGGAGGTTCGAGGAGAAGGCCTCAGCGACGGGGAGAATGGTGAGGACGCTCATGTGGGACGGAGAGAGAGGGCTGTTCTACGACCTCTTGCCGGGGCACGTGAAGTCCAGAGTGAAAACCCCTGCTGCCTTCATGCCTCTCTTCGCCGGGCTCGCCGACGTTGAACAGGCCGAGGCCCTAGTCTCCCACATCTTCGATCCTAAGGAGTTCTGGACCCACTTCCCCCTCCCCACAGTTAGCGCCGACGACCCGAAGTACGACCCACGGGGGTACTGGAGGGGTAGGTCCTGGGTGAACTTGGTGTGGTTCACCTACAAGGGGCTGAGGTACTATGGCTTCAGGGAAGAGGCCTCCGTCCTAGCCAGGAGGTTGGTCGATACCATGGGTACGACGTGCAGGGAGAACTACGACAGTTCAACAGGAGAGCCAATGGGGGCAGTAGACTTCGGATGGTCGACCCTCGTGCTGGACGTAATGAGAGATGAGGGAATGGGCCAGCAGGCTGGACGTGCATTGAAGTTGGCTAGTCAGTGA
- a CDS encoding amylo-alpha-1,6-glucosidase — protein sequence MKADVCLFKVNVVVSLVIYTDTWVEEDLRTDLPYFDWGLRAYFVGRPNSPAKIGFHLPGKMGGFWVPPLKALDGYEVRWGGPVRVLSVLVSRTHVEKVLALGHHVVRVDELVSTRGGCMILKISGAPAGSSLVLHVQVIPVWFSERPEDRVVTSEVGDVVLVEEEKFGGAVAVRTEPVLKARVEGGELELKLAPESLVTVCASPEGRGKVLGEVRVKYEDELRAKEELVQSMTRWTKLSPDPLGTLVEWTKLNVLWSLHHQPGLGTGLVAGIPDYPWFFGVDTSLSLPGVLLTGLFQEAKESFSLLYSLASRNGWRVPHEVVTNGRTYNYGDLEETPLLVINLWDVYHMTGDEEFVRAHLDGVTRMMYDYFSKDVLVPEGPGVMEDEGRGYGVKIDVATFAYLAYMKLAELHELFGDVRLAADSVKRGEEVAKLIDQFWSEEEGTYADTLREGRKEVKGFWVSFLPLLAGVASEERARRVVQRTLNDWEGGVKVRTDGNVTMQIGNSLFAMACFNYGLGELGWRIVKLNLDSFSSRSPGAFPETLRGDGCFLQLWSAASTLQALMEGLLGMRVDHVERTVRFRPRVRLDEVRITGLRVGEDSLHLTVKGGVVEGKSERGLYKITD from the coding sequence ATGAAAGCTGACGTCTGCCTTTTTAAAGTGAACGTGGTTGTTTCTCTCGTGATCTACACCGACACCTGGGTTGAGGAGGACCTCAGAACGGACTTACCTTACTTCGATTGGGGGTTGAGAGCCTACTTCGTGGGTAGGCCCAACTCCCCCGCAAAGATCGGATTCCACCTCCCAGGGAAGATGGGTGGATTCTGGGTCCCCCCACTGAAGGCCTTGGACGGGTACGAAGTGAGGTGGGGAGGCCCAGTGAGGGTCCTCTCCGTCCTCGTTTCCAGGACCCACGTCGAGAAGGTACTGGCCCTAGGACACCACGTGGTAAGGGTGGACGAACTAGTCTCGACCAGAGGGGGGTGCATGATCCTAAAGATCTCCGGTGCCCCAGCAGGTTCCTCGCTGGTACTCCACGTCCAGGTTATACCAGTTTGGTTCTCCGAGAGGCCGGAGGACAGGGTGGTCACCTCCGAGGTTGGGGACGTCGTCCTAGTGGAAGAGGAGAAGTTCGGCGGCGCTGTGGCGGTGAGGACTGAGCCGGTCCTCAAGGCGAGGGTCGAAGGAGGTGAGTTGGAACTTAAGCTGGCCCCGGAGAGCCTGGTGACCGTCTGTGCCTCACCTGAGGGCCGGGGAAAGGTCCTCGGGGAGGTTCGGGTGAAGTACGAGGATGAGCTGAGGGCGAAGGAGGAACTCGTCCAATCGATGACGAGGTGGACCAAGTTGAGTCCCGATCCCCTAGGGACTCTAGTGGAGTGGACTAAGCTGAACGTGTTGTGGTCGCTCCACCACCAGCCTGGCCTAGGCACAGGTCTAGTGGCGGGGATCCCAGACTACCCCTGGTTCTTCGGCGTCGACACTTCACTCTCCCTTCCCGGCGTCCTCTTAACCGGACTCTTCCAGGAGGCCAAGGAATCGTTCTCCCTCCTCTACAGTCTGGCCTCGAGGAACGGGTGGAGGGTGCCACACGAGGTGGTGACGAACGGGAGGACTTACAACTACGGTGACCTCGAGGAGACTCCTCTCCTCGTGATCAACCTATGGGACGTGTACCACATGACGGGCGACGAGGAGTTCGTGAGGGCTCACCTAGATGGCGTCACCAGGATGATGTACGACTACTTCTCAAAGGACGTGTTGGTACCGGAGGGGCCGGGAGTCATGGAAGACGAGGGAAGGGGGTATGGTGTGAAGATCGACGTAGCCACCTTCGCCTACCTTGCCTACATGAAGCTCGCTGAACTCCACGAGCTCTTTGGAGACGTGAGACTCGCGGCGGACTCCGTGAAGAGGGGAGAGGAGGTCGCCAAACTCATAGATCAGTTCTGGAGCGAGGAGGAGGGAACTTACGCCGACACCCTGAGGGAAGGGAGGAAGGAGGTGAAGGGGTTCTGGGTTTCCTTCCTCCCCCTCTTGGCCGGAGTCGCAAGTGAGGAGAGGGCGAGGAGGGTCGTACAGAGGACGTTGAACGATTGGGAGGGGGGAGTGAAGGTCAGGACGGATGGGAACGTGACCATGCAAATAGGCAACTCCCTCTTCGCCATGGCGTGCTTCAATTACGGTCTGGGAGAGCTGGGGTGGAGGATCGTCAAGTTGAACTTGGACTCCTTCTCTTCCCGCTCTCCTGGCGCGTTCCCGGAGACTTTGAGGGGAGATGGGTGTTTTCTCCAGCTCTGGTCGGCGGCCTCCACACTGCAAGCGTTGATGGAGGGTCTCCTAGGGATGAGGGTGGATCACGTCGAGAGGACGGTTCGCTTCAGGCCGAGGGTGAGGCTAGACGAAGTTAGGATCACAGGCCTGAGGGTAGGAGAGGACTCCCTCCACCTCACAGTTAAGGGTGGGGTAGTTGAGGGGAAGTCCGAGAGGGGACTCTACAAGATCACTGACTAG
- a CDS encoding TrmB family transcriptional regulator yields MGGELEESLTYLGLSRREASVLAYLMEHGSATAKDMISGLSIHQPQLYNVLASLVRKGFVNVQESKPKLYVPERPSVILERLEREYSRRKKSILEALSKGSGDNPTRRNLIWVTRGMESVIDNSNSLVQDASNELYIETTPQLLRRLLRQLRAASSRGVKAYVMLYPSAPEDLVQELRESGVTEVRANQLGQFYLVAPDVEQCVFMPRMMSLSGESTSVYGYVFKDKFMTLFFLHYYFEGWRNSTPVFRRGLRPEDFPVVFFSHRFATWEIMKALEAGLSLEVEVEGEFLKGGERAKLRGVPSKVNVDSEVINFELLDESSGRKVLVGGENSLLEDFSAERIVLSLAGDGKPRTQGGLEQIEADR; encoded by the coding sequence ATGGGTGGGGAGTTAGAGGAGTCGCTGACATACCTCGGCCTGTCCAGGAGGGAGGCATCGGTCCTGGCCTACCTCATGGAGCACGGCAGCGCCACAGCCAAGGACATGATCTCCGGGCTATCCATCCACCAACCACAACTCTACAACGTCCTCGCCTCACTTGTGAGGAAGGGCTTCGTCAACGTCCAGGAGAGCAAGCCTAAACTCTACGTTCCTGAGAGGCCCTCGGTCATACTGGAGAGGTTGGAGAGGGAATACTCGAGGAGGAAGAAGTCTATCCTGGAAGCCCTCTCCAAGGGGTCAGGAGATAACCCCACCAGGAGGAACCTCATCTGGGTGACTAGGGGGATGGAGAGTGTTATAGACAACTCCAACTCCCTCGTTCAAGACGCCTCCAACGAACTCTACATAGAGACCACTCCACAACTCCTGAGGAGATTGTTGAGGCAATTGAGGGCTGCGTCATCCCGGGGAGTGAAGGCCTACGTCATGCTCTATCCCTCCGCTCCAGAGGACCTAGTCCAGGAGCTCAGGGAGTCGGGTGTCACCGAGGTGAGGGCGAACCAACTGGGGCAGTTCTACTTGGTGGCTCCGGACGTTGAGCAGTGCGTCTTCATGCCTAGAATGATGTCCCTCTCAGGGGAGTCCACTTCTGTTTACGGATACGTCTTCAAGGATAAGTTCATGACCCTCTTCTTCCTTCACTACTACTTCGAGGGCTGGAGGAACTCCACCCCGGTTTTCAGGAGGGGGCTTAGGCCAGAGGACTTCCCGGTGGTTTTCTTCTCGCACAGGTTCGCCACGTGGGAGATAATGAAGGCGTTAGAGGCCGGCCTTAGCCTGGAGGTGGAGGTCGAAGGGGAGTTCCTGAAGGGAGGGGAGAGAGCGAAGTTGAGGGGGGTGCCATCTAAAGTCAACGTCGACTCCGAGGTTATAAACTTCGAGTTGTTGGACGAGTCCTCCGGACGTAAAGTGTTGGTGGGAGGGGAGAACTCCCTCCTGGAGGACTTCTCCGCGGAGAGGATAGTGTTGAGTCTGGCGGGGGACGGGAAACCGAGGACCCAGGGAGGTCTAGAACAGATAGAAGCTGACAGATAG
- a CDS encoding MFS transporter has product MSSSYRWVVLGCYMVVAAVSQLLWLNFASITTPIVTDIFGVSEQLVGLLSATWPLIFIPFSVPAGLLTDARGFKAAVTLGASVMAFFSVLRILAGRDFFLLLAFQSAAGVGQPFVYAVISKLVTQWFPQGERGLATGLATIGQFAGLIAALVVTPLLVPTANFVEFQRMLALYGAVAVAGAVLFVLLAKERPSPEEEESVDLAELRKLLGSRSFLKLGALFFIGVGFFTGLLTWIESALVPRGIPVTESGTVAAAILVGGIVGSVVIPSLSDKVRRRKPFFLINFGVSAVALTVISLSYSLPVLLASSLVLGFFLISSLPIGLDYSSQIVGERLTGTAQSVMWLLAQVGAVVLIVAMGALANPSLFPKNPFLPSLVMVTLLDVSALGISFTLSEVGRVN; this is encoded by the coding sequence ATGTCGAGCTCCTACAGGTGGGTGGTGTTGGGGTGCTACATGGTCGTTGCGGCTGTGTCGCAGCTGCTTTGGCTCAACTTCGCCTCCATAACTACCCCCATAGTGACGGACATTTTCGGCGTCTCGGAACAGCTGGTGGGGCTACTGTCCGCCACGTGGCCCCTCATTTTCATACCGTTCTCGGTGCCCGCCGGCCTCCTCACCGACGCGCGTGGATTCAAGGCGGCAGTGACTCTGGGCGCTAGTGTGATGGCTTTCTTCTCGGTCCTGAGGATCCTAGCTGGGAGGGACTTCTTCCTCCTCCTGGCGTTCCAGTCAGCAGCGGGAGTGGGTCAGCCCTTCGTGTACGCCGTGATCTCCAAACTCGTCACCCAGTGGTTCCCTCAGGGCGAGAGGGGGCTGGCCACGGGACTGGCCACAATAGGACAGTTCGCGGGGCTCATTGCGGCTCTCGTAGTCACTCCTCTCCTAGTCCCCACCGCGAACTTCGTCGAGTTCCAGAGAATGCTAGCACTTTACGGCGCCGTGGCGGTAGCGGGAGCCGTCCTCTTCGTACTCCTGGCCAAGGAGAGGCCTTCCCCTGAGGAGGAGGAGAGCGTCGATCTGGCGGAGTTGAGGAAGCTCCTAGGCTCCAGGAGTTTCCTCAAGTTGGGGGCCCTATTCTTCATAGGGGTTGGGTTCTTCACAGGACTCCTCACTTGGATAGAGAGCGCCCTAGTTCCTAGGGGTATTCCCGTCACCGAGAGCGGGACAGTGGCGGCCGCAATTTTGGTGGGAGGAATTGTGGGCTCCGTCGTGATCCCTTCCCTCTCCGACAAGGTGAGGAGGAGGAAACCCTTCTTCCTGATCAACTTCGGAGTGTCGGCGGTGGCTCTAACTGTGATCTCCCTGAGCTACAGTCTCCCCGTCCTGCTGGCCTCGTCTTTAGTACTAGGCTTCTTCCTAATCTCCTCGCTACCGATAGGGTTGGACTATTCGAGTCAAATAGTGGGGGAGAGGTTGACGGGGACGGCCCAGAGCGTTATGTGGCTCCTAGCTCAGGTGGGGGCGGTGGTACTAATAGTCGCCATGGGAGCCCTGGCCAACCCCTCCCTCTTCCCCAAGAACCCATTCCTTCCCTCCCTAGTCATGGTAACTCTCCTCGACGTCTCGGCCCTGGGGATCTCTTTCACGTTGAGCGAGGTGGGGCGAGTTAACTGA